Part of the Notamacropus eugenii isolate mMacEug1 chromosome 5, mMacEug1.pri_v2, whole genome shotgun sequence genome is shown below.
agtttattccactgatctaccactctaatCCTTAGCtggtatcagattgttttgatgattactgttttataatacagtttgaaatctgctttGGCTATgctttacattttctccctcattgattctcatgctattcttgaccatttattttttcacataaattttGTGATTACTTTTTCTGgttctataaaatgattttttggtaTTGTGATTGGTGTGGTACTGGATCAATAAATTAAagtaggtagtattgtcatttttcttatattggcttggcctacccatgagcaattaatatttttccaattgtttagctCTGATGTTATttgtattaaaaatgttttgtaattgtgttcatataattcctggattTCTCTTGGCAGGTAGGTCCCCAAGTAGTTTGtattatctacagttattttaaatggaatttctctatctcttgctgctggacttttctcatcatatataaaaatgctgatgatttatgtgttttgtttttgtatcctgcaactttgctaaagttgttaattatgaagactactttatggagaactcacacaaggcaacaGCTCAcaaggtggtcagaagaagcaatggaAAGacactcttaagaactttggaaagacactcttaagaactttggaattgattgtgtgacatagggGACAGTGGCACAGGACCACACAGTGTGGTATGCCTTCATctgagaaggtgctgtgctctatgaccaaagcagaatggaagtagctcaaaagaaatgtgagatgcacaaatttagaaaatccaccccaaatgttcatatgaactatctgtgcccaacctgtggcagagcattgtgagctcatattggtctaactGGCCCCAGGGAAACatattgtaacttgactctaacatagtgatgaaTGCTATTTTGTTCTTTGAGAAGGACAACTATAACTGATTCTCTGAGTATAACATATCATCTTcagagtaatagttttgtttcctcactgtGTATTCTAactccttgaatttctttttgtgGTCTTATCCATTTTTAGtccaatattgaataatagtggagataaggggcatccttgcttcacccctgttCTTATTGGGAAGTTTTCTAGCTTATCACCATTATAGACCATGCTTGGTGATGgctttataattttaaggaaagttccatttattcctggtGTTTTATataggaatggatgctgtattttgtcaaaagcttctgcatctattgagataatcatatgatttttgttgattttattattgatgtggtcaattatgttgatagttttcctaatattgaaccagccctgcattctggATATAGTGTACAATCTTTGTTATGTATTGATGTAATCTCACTGCtggtattttaatttaaaaattttgcgtCAACATTCATTAGTGAGATtgatctgtagttttctttctctgtttttgctcttcttagtttaggtatcagcaccatatttgttttCTAAAAGGAATTTGGTGGGACTCCTTTATCTAGTTAACccaataatttatataatattggaattaattctcctctaaatgtttcatagaattcacttgtggaTCCATCTAGtcctgaggatttttttcttagggagttcactgatggtttaatttatttttttcaaagatagggataagtattctattttctcttctgttaatctgggcaattgatatttttgtaaatatttatctatttcatttagtTTGTCAGAATTTTTAGCATATAACTGGACCAAATAGTTCCTGATAAttactttcatttcctcttcattgatggtgaattcacccttctcatttctgatactggtgatttggttttcctttttcagaacatcaaattaaccaatggtttatctattgttttgttttggttttttttgtgaaATCAgcccttggttttttttttttttattaattcaatgtttttctttcaattttgttaatctcttctttgattttcaggatttccagttTGATGTTTGACTGGAGATCtgtaatttgttccttttctagattTGTTTTTAGCTGCattcccagttcattgatctgctgtttctctatttttattgatgtaagcatttagaaatacaaattttctcccaagtactgctttggctgcatcccataaaatCTGGTATATTGGTTCATTGTTGtcttctctttaatgaaattattttttgtttttgagatttGCGCTTTGACCCagtcattctttagaattaggttatttagtttccaattattttttaatccatACGTTTGCGACTCTTTATTGAACGTCATTTTTTTATTGCACTGCGCTCTGGAAAGGATGCATTTCGTGTTTCTGCCTTCCTGTATCCGATCGTGGGGTCCTTTTTTGAGTGGATGCCAAGATAAGACGGTAGACTGTACTCCTTCGGTTGTTACTTTGTAACGAGACACGTAGGAAGAGCTGGTGCCCAACGTAAGTGGGCGGAGGCCAGCCTAGGGACACGCCCCCTCCCAGGACCCCTCCCCCAGATCCGTGGGGGGGTGGGGTTTCTCCAGGGACCCAGGGTCTCCGTGTGAAACGCCGCACTCTGACCCTCTGCCTGGGGCTCCTCTTGTTCTTGACACTCCCCCCGCCCCTTATACGCCTCCCGagtgcctgacactgtgctaggcgccgaggatacaaagaagggtcCCAGACAGTCCCTGGTCTGGGGGGGGGACACCCCGGACCCCCGCCCCCCAGGCACTGCGGACTAGAGATATGCGGGATAAACGGGTTGAAGCCCCCGGAAGGCAGGCAGAATAGGCACTTCGGGAAGGCTTTGGGCTGCCTGACAGATTGGGCGATACCGCGGAGCCCCGCGTGGGGGGTTTGGGAAATAGTGGTCCCAACGAACAAAGGCACGGCCCCTTTAAGAAGAAAGCGCGGGAGCCCTCGGGAGGCTGGGCTCCTGCAGACACGTGCGGAGTTTGCTTACCGGGGGAAGTCGCGTCACGTGACGAGGGCGGCGCGCTGGCTGGCCGGGCCGCGTCACGTGACGGGGGCGGTGCGCGGGGCGGGCCCTCGGGCACTTCTCCGCCTCCCGGGCGCGCCCGGCCagaggaggcggcggcggcggcggcggcagcggcaggGGGACGATGGACGGCTCCTCGGAGCAGCCGGGAGGCCGGGGCGATCCGGGTACGGGGCGCGGGCGCGGGGGCGCGGCGGCGCGGGGGGCTGGGCGGCGGCCCGCGGCTCCCCGACCGGCCGGGCCTGCCCGGACTTGCCGCGGCCCGGGGTGCGGCGCGGGCCCCCCCAGCCCGCCGGGGCCCGCCGGCCCCCCCAGCCCGCTGACCCCCGCGTCTTTCTTCCCGCAGAGCCCACGAGCGGCGAGCAGATCATGCGGACCGGGGCCGTGCTGCTGCAGGGGTGAGCCTGGGGCCGGGGGGCGCCCGCGCCGGGAGGGGGTTCGGGCCGGAAGGCGCCGAGGCTGCGCTGAGCCCCCCGCTCTCCGCGCAGGTTCATCCAGGACCGCGCGGGCCGGATGGCGGGGGGCGCCCCCGAGCTGGTCCTGGCCTCCATGGGGGACGCGGCCCCGCCGCCCGCGGACCCCCGCACCAAGCGGCTGACCGAGTGCCTGCGCAGGATCGGCGACGAGCTGGACAGCAACATGGAGCTGCAGAGGTAGCCGCTGCCCCCTCCGCCCCTCGCGGCGCCCCCCTCCCCCGCCGCCCCAGCCCCAATGGCTCCCTCCCCCCGCAGGATGATCGCCGCCGTGGAGACCGACTCCCCCCGGGACGTCTTCTTCCGAGTGGCCGCGGAGATGTTCGCCGACGGCAACTTTAACTGGGGCCGGGTGGTGGCCCTCTTCTATTTTGCCAGCAAGCTGGTGCTCAAGGTGtgaggggggcggggagggggtgcGGAGGGGCTGGGGGCGGGGCGGACCGTCCCTGCCCCGGGGGCTCCGGAAGCTCCGCCCGGGCGGGTGGGACGGGCTGCCCTCCctacctcctttcctccccattcCTGGCCAGGCGCTTTGTACCAAGGTCCCCGAGCTGATCCGAACCATTGTGGGCTGGACCCTAGACTTCCTGAGAGAACGGCTGCTCACCTGGATCCAGGAGCAGGGTGGCTGGGTGAGCACCCCCCCCAGTGACCTTAAGTGACCCCCCTCTTTCCTGACCTTCTGGCCACCCcagcctcctttccctctctcctcctggtAATCTCCTTGGCTTCTACCCCCAGGACGGCCTCCTCTCTTACTTTGGGACACCAACCTGGCAGACAGTTACCATCCTCGTGGCTGGCATCCTTACAGCTTCGCTCACCATCTGGAAGATGTCCTAGGGAGGGCTTGGGGGCCTGGCTGCCCCCACCCTCATTCCAGCTCTGCTTGGACTGTCTGTTTTTAGGATAAATTATGGGTTTCCAAtattgggaggggagggagacacatttttcttacttttgtaattattttggggAGTATCCAGCAACTCTGGCAGTGCCCCAAAGCTGGATGTTCTCAAGCTTGGGGGTGGTGGGGTGAGTGATAGCCTTGGCCAATAAACACCAAGTCTGGAGCAGGCCCTTCCACAATGCCTCTGTTTAATGAGCCCCTTGCCTCATTATCCCCTTCTGCAAAATGAGTCCTAGTTGATCCAGAGAGTACCCAGACTGTGACAGGCTTTTTAGGTaagctctcagtttcctcttctgtaaaatagtggCCAGGGTGAGGCAGGGAGCTTCCTTCATCTGGGCAGGGCTCAGTTAACTTCCCTGTTGGCTCCTGGCTCCAGTGTGGCTGGGGTAGGAAGGTGGGGCTTGGCTCTGGTCAAAGGCTAGGCAGGAAGGTCTCAGCTGGGActgagttggggggggggagtgttGGTAAATGGATAAACCTGAATCCTGAGGCTCAAAGCGGTTTTATTGCCCTCCTCTGCTGCCCAGCAAGACAAACTGCCCTTTCTCAGCAGCCCCAACTGACAAGCTtgaaggcagaggaaaaaaaaaatcctgaaagtctgggtGCTGGAGATTGTGAGCCACTCACAGGGCCCCAGCTGGAGAGGCAGAGGTCCCCAAGAGGCCAGACAGGGCAACTACCAGGAAGGCTCGTTGAGGGCCTGCTTTGTGgggatcagtcagtcagtccacaagcacaagtcaggctctgtgctaggggctggggacacaaagactcCGACTTCCAGGAGGAAGATCCTTGTAtggcacacacaaatacatgtgtaAGTGTGTATATGAGACTGCACCAGAAGTGGAAGCTTGGGGCTGGAGGAAAAGCCCCCCCACCATGGACAAACAGACCTATCATCTGGAGAGGCAGGCTGGGGGCTTCCCTAGTTACCCCGGCAGCAGGAGACCCTCCGAACTCTCCGTTGGGCCCCGCCTTAGCCCAGcctacccccctcccccaaaacagcAGAGAGGAAGTTCCTATTAGTGGGAAGTGACCCCCGCAATAGAGCTGAGTTCAGCGTGACTCGGCGCTGTCCCCTTTCCCTGATCTCAGCGTGACTCAGCTCGGAAACCCCCTAGCCCCTTTGATTCCGCAGTTCGCCATCCACCCATATTCTCCGAAGTCCCTCAGTGCCCCTCGGTCCAGGGGGACCATGGTCACAGTGGACACTGAACTCACTGAGGGAGGAATCCTAGACCTGGGCTCAAGCGCTTCTTCTGATGGCCGCTGTCTGTTCTCCCGAGCAAGTCCTGACCCTTCTCTGGGGCCTCAGCCCCCGACAGGGTCAAACGAGGGGCCAGAGTGCGGCCTAGGAGATTGCTCTTCGTTCGGCCCCTTTGTCCCAGGGACTCGGCTGCCCTCGGCCCCCCCTTCAGCTTTGAACTTGCTTTGGACCCACACGTGACCTCCGAGTGAgggctcccctcccccctttcccgcGTCTCCTCGCCCTCCTCCAACCCGCGCTCCCCCATTGGCGGCCCGATCCCCCGGGCTCTCGTTCTGCGCCGCGGGATTGGGCCGTGGCTCCGTAGGTCCCTCCCCGAGCCCCGCCCCCTGTGCCTGCTTACTATAAGAACTTGGTCCCAGGCAGCCCCCTCACACTACGTCGCCCCGTTCTGGTTCTTGCTTCAACAGTGTTTGGACGGAACAGTCCGGGGTCCCCTTCCAGCCCCCCTCGCTCCT
Proteins encoded:
- the BAX gene encoding apoptosis regulator BAX, with protein sequence MDGSSEQPGGRGDPEPTSGEQIMRTGAVLLQGFIQDRAGRMAGGAPELVLASMGDAAPPPADPRTKRLTECLRRIGDELDSNMELQRMIAAVETDSPRDVFFRVAAEMFADGNFNWGRVVALFYFASKLVLKALCTKVPELIRTIVGWTLDFLRERLLTWIQEQGGWDGLLSYFGTPTWQTVTILVAGILTASLTIWKMS